In one window of Deinococcus radiotolerans DNA:
- a CDS encoding type 1 glutamine amidotransferase domain-containing protein — translation MTDQPLKGKTIAILAADGVEQVELVKPREALEAAGATTHLISLKAGQIQSMKGDMEPQDKYDVDHTVTQANPSDYDGLLLPGGTVNPDKLRLDPYAMKFVRAFYDHGAPIAAICHGPWSLSETGISKGLKMTSWPSLKHELTLGGAEWVDQQVVVDKGIVTSRNPDDIPAFNAKMIEEFQEGDHSSKR, via the coding sequence ATGACCGACCAACCCCTGAAAGGCAAGACCATCGCCATCCTCGCCGCCGACGGCGTCGAACAGGTCGAACTGGTGAAACCCCGCGAGGCGCTAGAGGCCGCCGGGGCCACCACGCACCTCATCAGCCTCAAGGCCGGGCAGATCCAGAGCATGAAAGGCGACATGGAACCGCAGGACAAATACGACGTGGACCACACCGTCACGCAGGCCAACCCCAGCGACTACGACGGCCTCCTGCTCCCCGGCGGCACCGTCAACCCCGACAAGCTGCGCCTGGACCCCTACGCCATGAAGTTCGTCCGCGCGTTCTACGACCACGGCGCACCCATCGCCGCCATCTGCCACGGCCCCTGGAGCCTCAGCGAGACCGGCATCAGCAAAGGCCTGAAAATGACCAGCTGGCCCAGCCTCAAACACGAACTCACCCTCGGCGGCGCCGAATGGGTCGACCAGCAGGTCGTCGTGGACAAGGGCATTGTCACCAGCCGCAACCCCGACGACATCCCCGCCTTCAACGCCAAGATGATCGAAGAATTCCAGGAAGGCGACCACAGCAGCAAAAGGTAA
- a CDS encoding nuclear transport factor 2 family protein, with amino-acid sequence MTLTEEFAKALQAAEQGGDVSGLLALHAGNVTLRNLTQQTWEGAEGARAFWEAYLENFEEVRSEFTRVQEEGGLGVLEWTASGRLPGGREISYRGVSLLDVQGGKVSAFRTYYDSAAFVVATPA; translated from the coding sequence ATGACACTGACTGAGGAGTTCGCGAAGGCCTTGCAGGCGGCCGAGCAGGGCGGGGACGTTTCGGGGCTGCTGGCCCTGCACGCGGGGAACGTGACGTTGCGCAACCTGACGCAGCAGACGTGGGAGGGGGCGGAGGGTGCGCGGGCGTTCTGGGAGGCGTACCTGGAAAATTTCGAGGAGGTGCGCAGTGAGTTCACCCGCGTGCAGGAAGAGGGGGGTCTGGGCGTGCTGGAGTGGACGGCGTCGGGTCGCCTGCCGGGCGGGCGGGAGATCTCGTACCGGGGCGTGAGCCTGCTGGACGTGCAGGGTGGGAAGGTCTCGGCGTTCCGCACGTATTACGACAGTGCGGCGTTCGTGGTGGCGACCCCCGCCTGA
- a CDS encoding cupin domain-containing protein, with product MSQYKVSQSDTTHGKDGEHHLVKGQQSSMRLWHREEPNADKPEHTHEYETLGYVIEGKVDLIVNGETVSLQPGDSYHVPANTPHTFRVTETLTAVEVTTPGTDK from the coding sequence ATGAGCCAATACAAGGTCAGCCAGAGCGACACCACCCACGGTAAAGACGGCGAACACCACCTCGTCAAGGGGCAGCAGAGCAGCATGCGCCTGTGGCACCGCGAGGAACCCAACGCCGACAAGCCCGAACACACCCACGAGTACGAAACCCTCGGGTACGTCATTGAAGGCAAGGTTGACCTGATCGTGAACGGCGAAACCGTCAGCCTCCAGCCCGGCGACTCCTACCACGTCCCCGCCAATACGCCCCACACCTTCCGCGTCACCGAGACCCTCACCGCCGTCGAAGTGACCACGCCCGGCACAGACAAGTAA
- the dnaG gene encoding DNA primase has translation MGTKEEVRSRLNIADVVGEYVQLSPAGRGRLKGLCPFHKEKSPSFQVDTEQGYFYCFGCKAGGDVFSFVQRTENLSFGDAMRKLAERAGIQVEARYGERSSRDVFDVNAFALAYFREHLMGPAGEAALAYLRRRGLTDATIESFEIGFAPDGWDGLLKHARVKGVSERQLLEAGLLIENPESGRVYDRFRARVMFPIRDHLGRLVGFGGRVLDDSKPKYLNTPETDVFRKGELLYGLDKARLGLKNGGELVVVEGYMDVITMHQHGFTGAVASLGTALTAEHATLLERLGAQSLVLLFDRDEAGLKATLSGLDQVLGAKFRVRATSVPSGKDPADTLLAGDIEQLRTALSSGLDEVRYRVQAAIERHGVGTSEGKRRILMELLPRMQNLDPLDEIAEGVRGAACETLGIKPEALMEWIASKAKRRTLTDTHLAGMTSTRSEEDRELALLKQLLVDPSLLAKLDGSMPWRNESVRKVMLAARGAQTPDDILDVFRGQPEEQLLIRLMFEGRDAGTIGRENSQQYEQKVNGYAAAAVDDIQVTLSIDAMRAEVDLLKKQVPGAPPTEQLGLLRQIQDLQRAIEAEKRVRGAARA, from the coding sequence GTGGGAACGAAAGAAGAGGTTCGTTCGCGCCTGAACATTGCGGATGTGGTGGGCGAGTACGTGCAGCTCTCCCCCGCCGGGCGCGGTCGCCTGAAGGGGTTGTGCCCGTTCCATAAGGAGAAGTCGCCGTCGTTCCAGGTGGATACGGAGCAGGGCTACTTCTACTGCTTTGGCTGCAAGGCGGGCGGGGACGTGTTCAGTTTCGTGCAGCGCACCGAGAACCTGAGTTTCGGGGACGCGATGCGCAAGCTCGCGGAGCGCGCCGGAATTCAGGTGGAGGCGCGGTACGGCGAGCGGTCAAGCCGGGACGTGTTCGACGTGAATGCGTTCGCGCTGGCGTACTTCCGTGAGCACCTGATGGGGCCTGCGGGTGAGGCAGCGCTGGCGTACCTGCGGCGGCGTGGCCTGACGGACGCGACCATCGAGTCATTCGAGATCGGCTTCGCCCCGGACGGCTGGGACGGCCTGCTGAAGCACGCGCGGGTGAAGGGCGTGTCGGAACGGCAGCTGCTGGAGGCCGGGCTGCTGATCGAGAACCCGGAGTCCGGACGGGTGTACGACCGCTTCCGCGCGCGGGTGATGTTCCCCATCCGCGATCACCTGGGGCGGCTGGTGGGCTTCGGGGGGCGCGTGCTGGACGACAGCAAGCCGAAGTACCTGAACACCCCCGAGACGGACGTGTTCCGCAAGGGTGAACTGCTGTACGGGCTGGACAAGGCCCGCCTGGGCCTGAAGAACGGCGGCGAGCTGGTGGTGGTCGAAGGCTACATGGACGTAATCACCATGCACCAGCACGGCTTCACGGGGGCGGTGGCGAGCCTGGGCACGGCCCTGACCGCCGAGCACGCGACGCTGCTGGAACGCCTGGGCGCGCAGAGTCTCGTGCTGCTGTTCGACCGCGACGAGGCGGGCCTGAAGGCGACGCTGTCGGGACTGGATCAGGTGCTCGGCGCGAAGTTCCGCGTGCGCGCCACGAGCGTGCCGAGCGGGAAGGACCCGGCGGACACCCTCCTGGCGGGGGATATCGAGCAGCTGCGCACGGCCCTGAGCAGCGGTCTGGACGAGGTGCGCTACCGCGTGCAGGCCGCCATCGAGCGGCACGGGGTGGGCACCAGCGAGGGCAAACGCCGCATCCTGATGGAACTGCTGCCGCGCATGCAGAACCTCGACCCCCTGGACGAGATCGCCGAGGGCGTGCGCGGCGCGGCGTGCGAGACGCTGGGCATCAAGCCCGAGGCGCTCATGGAATGGATCGCCAGCAAGGCCAAGAGGCGCACCCTGACCGACACGCATCTGGCGGGCATGACCAGCACGCGCAGCGAGGAGGACCGCGAACTGGCCCTCCTGAAGCAGCTGCTGGTTGATCCATCGCTGCTGGCGAAACTGGACGGCAGTATGCCGTGGCGCAACGAGTCGGTGCGCAAGGTGATGCTGGCCGCGCGCGGCGCGCAGACCCCCGACGACATTCTGGACGTGTTCCGGGGCCAGCCCGAGGAGCAACTCCTGATCCGCCTGATGTTCGAGGGCCGCGACGCGGGCACCATCGGCCGGGAGAACAGCCAGCAGTACGAGCAGAAGGTCAACGGCTACGCGGCGGCCGCCGTGGACGACATTCAGGTGACTCTCAGCATCGACGCGATGCGCGCCGAGGTGGACCTGCTGAAGAAACAGGTGCCGGGCGCTCCTCCCACCGAGCAGTTGGGCCTCCTGCGGCAGATTCAGGACCTCCAGCGCGCCATCGAAGCCGAGAAACGCGTGCGCGGGGCCGCAAGAGCGTAA
- a CDS encoding aldo/keto reductase produces the protein MEQRDFGTTGLRVSLLGLGAGQIGDGALSEDHAGTLLNRAIDRGITLVDTARGYGLSEERIGRHLAYRRHDFILSSKGGYSADGADDWTPQAIRLGIEQALTRLRCDWIDIFHLHSCPAETLRRDDLLGALDAARRDGLIRVAAYSGENEALAWAIQSGRFGSVETSVNLADQFSRRQLLPAATESGMGVIAKRPIANAAWRFADRPAGDYAETYWERLRTLNMDSIRQQAGLDWLDLALRFTAYAPGVHSAIVGTASIQNLERNIDLVQQGPLPLDVLTHIEAAWTRHGLEWGGEV, from the coding sequence ATGGAACAGAGGGACTTCGGCACCACCGGCCTGCGCGTCAGCCTCCTCGGCCTCGGCGCCGGGCAGATCGGCGACGGTGCACTGAGTGAAGACCACGCGGGCACCCTGCTCAACCGCGCCATCGACCGGGGCATCACCCTGGTCGACACCGCGCGCGGCTACGGCCTCAGCGAGGAACGCATCGGACGGCACCTCGCCTACCGCCGCCACGACTTCATCCTCAGCAGCAAGGGCGGCTACAGCGCCGACGGCGCCGACGACTGGACGCCGCAGGCCATCCGCCTGGGCATCGAACAGGCCCTCACACGGCTGCGCTGCGACTGGATCGACATCTTCCACCTGCACTCCTGCCCGGCCGAGACCCTGCGCCGCGACGACCTCCTCGGCGCCCTCGACGCCGCCCGGCGCGACGGCCTGATCCGCGTCGCCGCGTACAGCGGCGAGAACGAAGCCCTCGCCTGGGCCATCCAGAGCGGCCGCTTCGGCAGCGTCGAGACCAGCGTCAACCTCGCCGACCAGTTCAGCCGCCGCCAGCTGCTCCCCGCCGCCACCGAGAGCGGCATGGGCGTCATCGCCAAACGCCCCATCGCCAACGCCGCCTGGCGCTTCGCGGACCGCCCCGCAGGCGACTACGCTGAAACGTACTGGGAGCGTCTGCGCACCCTGAACATGGACTCCATCCGCCAGCAGGCCGGACTCGACTGGCTGGACCTCGCCCTGCGCTTCACCGCGTACGCCCCCGGCGTCCACAGCGCCATCGTCGGCACCGCCAGCATCCAGAACCTCGAACGGAACATCGACCTCGTCCAGCAGGGCCCGCTGCCGCTGGACGTCCTGACCCACATCGAAGCCGCGTGGACGCGGCACGGGCTGGAATGGGGCGGGGAAGTGTAA
- a CDS encoding ABC transporter ATP-binding protein, whose amino-acid sequence MFSRPGRAASSLSPDAPRVRRDPRQLVRLLAFARPYRWVFVVGVVATLISSGLNLVFPALFGRLIDASFLKVGSTDTGPLDRTVLALLGIFALSAVFGAAQSFLLSRVGAGVVADLRRAVFAHLLTLSPRFFGEHKTGDLTSRLTSDVGTVQTVTSTALAQLAAQSVSLVGAVVLLVTTSPRLSLLTLAVIPLVIGTAVTIGRRIRRVSREVQDAVAGANASAEEAISGVRVVQSFTAEGVEEGRYGQGVTQSFLAALKRARLQALMAGVMSFLTFGALAVVLWYGGRLVMAGSLTPGNLVTFLFYALQVGGTVVALTGVFNQFQEALGASGRIFELLDERSDLPQPAQPAPLARAEGRVSFDGVSFTYDGETEGKRAAVLRDVTLDVPAGQVVALVGPSGAGKTTLVNLIPRFWDVTGGTLRVDGRDVRDYALADLRAQVGLVPQETLLFSGSIRENILYGRPGARPDEVEAAARAANAHEFISAFPHGYDTVVGERGVKLSGGQRQRVAIARAILKDPRILILDEATSALDNESEALVQAALERLMQGRTTFVIAHRLSTIRNADRILVMDAGRVTEDGTHAQLLAVGGLYRDLYELQFRAEQEAQADLNLTTN is encoded by the coding sequence ATGTTCTCCCGTCCTGGTCGTGCTGCTTCGTCCCTCAGTCCGGATGCGCCGCGTGTGAGGCGGGATCCGCGTCAGCTGGTGCGGCTGCTGGCGTTCGCGCGGCCATACCGGTGGGTGTTCGTGGTGGGCGTGGTGGCCACGCTGATCTCCAGCGGCCTGAATCTGGTCTTCCCGGCGCTGTTCGGGCGGTTGATTGATGCGTCATTCCTGAAGGTCGGGTCCACGGACACCGGGCCGCTCGACCGGACGGTGCTGGCGCTGCTGGGCATCTTCGCGCTGTCGGCGGTGTTCGGCGCGGCGCAGTCGTTCCTGCTCTCGCGGGTGGGGGCAGGAGTGGTGGCGGACCTGCGGCGGGCGGTGTTCGCGCATCTGCTGACGCTCTCGCCGCGCTTCTTCGGGGAGCACAAGACCGGGGATCTGACCAGCCGCCTGACGTCAGACGTGGGCACTGTGCAGACCGTGACGAGTACGGCGCTGGCGCAGCTTGCGGCGCAGTCGGTGAGTCTGGTGGGCGCGGTGGTGCTGCTCGTGACGACCAGTCCGCGCCTGAGCCTGCTGACCCTGGCGGTCATTCCGCTGGTTATCGGCACGGCCGTGACGATCGGGCGACGCATCCGCCGCGTGAGCCGCGAAGTGCAGGACGCGGTGGCGGGCGCGAACGCCAGCGCCGAGGAGGCCATCAGCGGCGTGCGCGTCGTGCAGAGCTTCACCGCGGAAGGCGTGGAGGAGGGCCGCTACGGGCAGGGCGTCACGCAGAGCTTCCTGGCCGCCCTGAAACGCGCTCGCCTCCAGGCACTCATGGCGGGCGTGATGAGCTTCCTGACCTTCGGCGCCCTGGCCGTGGTCCTGTGGTACGGGGGGCGGCTGGTCATGGCGGGCAGCCTCACGCCGGGGAATCTGGTGACATTCCTGTTCTACGCGCTTCAGGTGGGCGGCACGGTCGTCGCGCTGACCGGCGTGTTCAACCAGTTCCAGGAGGCGCTGGGCGCGTCGGGCCGCATCTTCGAACTGCTGGACGAACGCAGCGACCTGCCGCAGCCCGCGCAGCCCGCCCCGCTGGCCCGCGCGGAGGGCCGCGTGTCCTTCGACGGCGTGTCATTCACCTATGACGGTGAGACTGAAGGGAAACGTGCCGCCGTGCTGCGCGACGTGACACTGGACGTTCCCGCCGGGCAGGTCGTCGCGCTGGTCGGGCCGAGCGGGGCGGGGAAGACCACCCTCGTGAACCTCATCCCGCGCTTCTGGGACGTCACGGGCGGCACCCTGCGCGTGGACGGGCGGGACGTGCGCGACTACGCTCTGGCGGACCTGCGCGCCCAAGTGGGCCTCGTGCCGCAGGAGACGCTGCTGTTCAGCGGCAGCATCCGCGAGAACATCCTGTACGGCCGTCCCGGCGCGAGACCCGACGAGGTCGAGGCCGCTGCCCGCGCCGCGAACGCCCACGAGTTCATCAGCGCCTTCCCGCACGGCTACGACACGGTCGTGGGGGAACGCGGCGTGAAACTCAGCGGCGGGCAGCGGCAGCGGGTCGCCATCGCCCGCGCCATCCTGAAAGACCCCCGCATCCTGATCCTCGACGAGGCCACCAGCGCCCTGGACAACGAATCCGAAGCGCTCGTGCAGGCCGCGCTGGAACGCCTCATGCAGGGCCGCACCACCTTCGTCATCGCCCACCGCCTCAGCACCATCCGGAACGCCGACCGCATCCTCGTCATGGACGCCGGGCGCGTCACCGAGGACGGCACCCACGCGCAGCTCCTCGCGGTGGGCGGCCTGTACCGCGACCTGTACGAACTCCAGTTCCGCGCCGAACAGGAAGCCCAGGCTGACCTGAACCTCACCACCAACTGA
- the ald gene encoding alanine dehydrogenase yields MHIGLPKEIKVKENRVALTPGGVATLIRRGHTVTVQQGAGLGSGISDQDYVSAGATLGTADDAWAAEMVVKVKEPIQSEYHYLRPDLLLFTYLHLAADRPLTDALLQSGTTGVAYETVQLDDGSLPLLTPMSEVAGRLSVQAGAYHLQKPVGGRGVLLGGVPGVQPGHVTIIGGGVVGTNAAKMAMGLGAKVTILDVSQRRLAYLDDVFFGKLTTMMSSEANIRDLLPTTDLLIGGVLIPGAKAPHLVTRDMLGLMPEGSVIVDVAVDQGGCVETIHATTHDDPTYTVDGVIHYGVANMPGAVPRTSTFALTNQTLPYALLLADHGAKALHRNKALMLGLNTHQGKLTYQGVADAFELAYVAPEAALA; encoded by the coding sequence ATGCACATCGGACTCCCGAAAGAAATCAAGGTCAAAGAAAACCGCGTCGCCCTCACCCCCGGCGGCGTCGCCACCCTCATCCGCCGCGGCCACACCGTCACCGTCCAGCAGGGCGCCGGCCTCGGCAGCGGCATCTCCGATCAGGACTACGTGAGCGCCGGCGCTACCCTCGGCACCGCCGACGACGCCTGGGCCGCCGAGATGGTCGTGAAGGTCAAAGAACCCATCCAGAGCGAATACCACTACCTCCGCCCCGACCTGCTGCTCTTCACATACCTGCACCTCGCTGCCGACCGCCCCCTCACCGATGCCCTCCTGCAAAGCGGCACCACCGGCGTCGCCTACGAAACCGTGCAGCTCGACGACGGCAGCCTCCCCCTCCTCACCCCCATGAGCGAAGTCGCGGGCCGCCTCAGCGTCCAGGCCGGCGCGTACCACCTCCAGAAACCCGTCGGCGGACGCGGCGTCCTCCTCGGCGGCGTGCCCGGCGTGCAACCCGGCCACGTCACCATCATCGGCGGCGGCGTCGTCGGCACCAACGCCGCCAAGATGGCCATGGGCCTCGGCGCCAAAGTCACCATCCTCGACGTGTCACAGCGCCGCCTCGCATACCTCGACGACGTGTTCTTCGGCAAGCTCACCACCATGATGAGCAGCGAAGCCAACATCCGCGACCTGCTCCCCACCACCGACCTCCTCATCGGCGGCGTCCTCATCCCCGGCGCCAAAGCCCCCCACCTCGTCACCCGCGACATGCTGGGGCTCATGCCCGAAGGCAGCGTCATCGTCGACGTCGCCGTCGACCAGGGCGGCTGCGTCGAAACCATCCACGCCACCACCCACGACGACCCCACCTACACCGTCGACGGCGTCATCCACTACGGCGTGGCCAACATGCCCGGCGCCGTGCCCCGCACCAGCACCTTCGCCCTCACCAACCAGACCCTCCCGTACGCCCTCCTCCTCGCCGACCACGGCGCCAAAGCCCTCCACCGCAACAAGGCCCTCATGCTCGGCCTCAACACCCACCAGGGCAAACTCACGTACCAGGGCGTCGCCGACGCGTTCGAACTGGCGTACGTGGCACCTGAAGCGGCGCTGGCCTGA
- a CDS encoding Lrp/AsnC family transcriptional regulator, translating to MSQSDLDAIDRQILGILQRDARIPNTELADEIGLTPAPTLRRVRRLEEEGVIQRYVALLDPKTVGRELMVIVRVTLDKQTKAGFEEFAKKMQERPEVLECFLCLGDIDYLLKVSVPDLDAYQHFLVNTLAAIPGVRNTASTIVVKQEKYTTSLPLE from the coding sequence ATGTCTCAGAGTGATCTGGATGCCATTGACCGGCAGATTCTGGGGATCCTGCAACGGGACGCCCGCATTCCGAACACGGAACTCGCGGACGAGATTGGCCTGACCCCCGCCCCCACCCTGCGCCGCGTGCGCCGCCTGGAGGAGGAGGGCGTCATCCAGCGGTACGTGGCACTGCTTGACCCGAAAACCGTTGGCCGCGAACTGATGGTGATCGTGCGCGTCACGCTGGACAAGCAGACCAAGGCGGGCTTCGAGGAATTCGCGAAGAAGATGCAGGAACGACCCGAGGTGCTCGAATGCTTCCTGTGCCTGGGCGACATCGACTACCTGCTGAAGGTGTCCGTGCCGGATCTGGACGCGTACCAGCACTTCCTGGTGAACACCCTGGCCGCCATTCCCGGCGTGCGCAACACCGCCAGCACCATCGTGGTGAAGCAGGAGAAGTACACGACCAGCCTCCCACTGGAGTGA